In the genome of Gloeotrichia echinulata CP02, one region contains:
- a CDS encoding DUF937 domain-containing protein, whose translation MGLFDFEQIMGAVANSGQLGNIISTVEQLSNSTGVDLSTLQSVLPVVEGQVRSALQDKEATDGNEAVQSLISQFAGTTDNPEAVDSVFSPEAQQQVAETVAQRTGLDASIIQQILPLAVPVVLKFLHFGGNAENP comes from the coding sequence ATGGGACTTTTTGATTTTGAGCAAATTATGGGCGCCGTCGCTAATTCCGGTCAACTGGGAAATATCATCAGCACCGTGGAGCAGCTGAGTAATAGTACTGGCGTAGATCTCTCAACTCTACAATCAGTTTTGCCCGTTGTCGAGGGTCAGGTGCGTTCGGCTTTGCAAGACAAGGAAGCCACAGATGGTAATGAAGCAGTTCAGAGTTTAATCAGTCAATTTGCAGGTACTACTGATAACCCCGAAGCTGTTGATTCTGTGTTTTCTCCTGAAGCCCAACAGCAGGTAGCTGAGACTGTAGCCCAGCGCACCGGTTTGGATGCTAGTATTATCCAACAAATATTGCCCCTAGCAGTGCCTGTAGTCCTCAAGTTCTTGCATTTTGGTGGAAACGCCGAAAATCCCTAA